One window of Microtus pennsylvanicus isolate mMicPen1 chromosome X, mMicPen1.hap1, whole genome shotgun sequence genomic DNA carries:
- the Kantr gene encoding KDM5C adjacent transcript gives MSPFSLLILVICAFSLFFLINLSRGLSLLLVFTKNQLLALLLLSIVSLFSISLISALIFFDLLPSTFFGFILLLFF, from the coding sequence ATGTCGCCTTTTTCATTGCTGATCCTGGTCATTTGtgccttctccctctttttcctgATCAATCTCAGCAGAGGTTTGTCTCTTTTGTTAGTCTTTACAAAGAACCAGCTTTTGGCTTTGCTGCTCCTCTCTATTGTGTCTTtgttctctatttctttaatttctgcGCTTATCTTCTTTGACCTCCTTCCTTCCACATTTTTTGGATTTATTCTACTGTTGTTTTTCTGA